The DNA window GGCTTTATAAGAAGGCAGACGAGGACGGGCGGCTGGTGTTCGACGGGCGGAACTGGTGCTACTGGCAGAAAGGCAGCGAGAAAAAAGATGGTATGGTCTTTTTTCCGTGGGGCATAAACTGGTTGATGCTGGTAGACCATACCGCACCTGGAGGGCAGCGTCATGTTGCTGCCTGTACCTTTTGTCCGGAGCAGGTATCCTGCTGTTGAGAAAAGAGGATGACAGATGACTTGTTCTTCAAAGCGGATGCATAAGATTGGTACACCCCGCGGCGCGGCGGCGGAGTGCTATATCGCCAAATGGCTGCACCCGGAACTTTTCCGGGATGTGAACCCGGAGGCGGTGCACAAAGAGATGCTCGAAAAGTTCTACGGGGAGGAGCTTAGAGTGTATGGGTTTACCCGCTGAAGTAAGCGGCGCGGCAACAGAGATGGACGTGGCCTCGATAAGAACGGCGTATTCCCGCCATACCGGCCGCAAGCTGCTGCTGGTCGGGTGCTTGCTGGCGGTCACCTGCGCCGTGGCTACCATGGCCACGGCGGTGGGGGCGGCCGGGATCAGCGTGGGGGACGTCTGGCGGGTGATCCTCAATCACCTCGGGGTTAAAGCCGCGCCGGTCGGGGAGCTCGCCCGGACGGTGGTCTGGGAGATCCGCCTCCCCCGCATCGTTCTGGCTACCATCACGGGGATGAGCTTAGCGGGGGCCGGGGCGGTGATGCAGGGGGTGCTCCGCAATCCCTTGGTTTCACCTTATACGATGGGGCTCTCGAGCGGTGCGGCCTTCGGGGCGGCGCTGGCTATCGTTCTGGGTACGGGTCTGATAGGAGGAAGTTACCTTGACGTATCGCGGTGGCTTATCGTCATCAACGCCTTCATCTTCGGGGGGGTAACCACGCTCTTGGCTTTCTCCCTGGCGCGATTTAAGGGGATGTCGCCCGAAACGCTGGTTTTAGGCGGGGTGGCCATCGGCTATCTCTTCCAGGCTGGGGTATCACTTTTAAAATACATTTCCAATAATGATGCCCTGAAAGAACTGGTCGTCTGGCTGATGGGCGGCTTCTGGGGGGCGGACTGGCGGACGGTGGGGCTTTTGACCCCGGTGGTGCTCGGGTGTATGGGGGCGCTGCTCCTTTACGCCTGGGACCTCAACGTTTTAGGGGCGGGAGAGGACGTGGCGGCGAGCCTGGGGATAAAGGTGGGGCGCCTGCGGGTTGTTACTTTGACCCTGGCGACGCTCGCGGCCTCAGCGACGGTGGCCTTTACCGGCATCATCGGGTTTATCTGCCTCGTGGGGCCGCACATCTGCCGGATGCTCGTCGGCAGCGATAACCGGTTTTTAATTCCCGCCTCCTGCCTGGTGGGTGCGGTGCTGCTGCTGCTGGCGGACACGCTGGCGCGGACGATAATCGCGCCGACCGAGCTGCCGGTGGGGATCGTTACCGCGCTGATGGGCTCGCCCTTCTTCATCTACCTGTTAATCAAGAAAAAGCGGCAGTGGTGGGGGTAAAAAGTAAAGGATGAAGGATGAAGGATAAACCGCCAAGACGCCAAGGGCACAAAGAAAATGGAGAATGAAAATCAAACGCTGGAAATATCGATTTCACCTGGTCTCAGATACTTATTTCTTGATTCATGGCGTTCTTGGCGTCTTGGCGGTTGCTCTGTTTTAAGGAGGTGGTGGGAAGTTATAAACACGGTTTTAAGGGGTTGTTTACCGGAGGTTGATGAGGAGGCTCTTCGATGTTAAAGAGTAAGAAAGTAACACTTTTTTCGTTGTTTGTTATGGTCTTTCTTTTTGCCTTGTCAAGTGGGAAAGATATTTTCCCGGCGCAGGCATCCGACATCACCGTCACGGTTGACAACGGGAAGCTGTCCTGCGATACGCCGCCGGTGATCGAGGGGTGTCGGACGCTCGTACCGCTCCGGGCGATCTTTGAGGCGCTCGGGGCTCAGGTGGATTGGGACGGGAAGACCCGTACCGTGACCGGTAAAAAGGGAACCACGATGATTAAGCTGGTTATAGGGCAAAAGACCGCCTATGTGAACGGCAACCCCGTTACCCTCGATGTGCCGGGGAAGATAGCGGGCGGCCGGACGCTGGTGCCCCTGCGCTTCGTCGGCGAATCGCTGGGCGCCGGGGTCGAGTGGGACGGTGCGAAGCGCATGGTGGTTATCCGAACCGGTACAGGCACCGCCACGGTGGTACAGAAGCGGATCACCATTAAAGATTCCCAGGGCCGGACGAGGCGCGTTCCATCCCCGCCGCAGCGCATCGTGGAGGTAAACGGCGATGTGGCCGAGTTGATCTGCGCCTTCGGGGGTGCGGACAAAATCGTTGGGGCGAGCAGCTATACGCTGGAGGATAAGATGATCGGTTCGAAGGTAAAGAAAGCGCAGGACGTGGGAAAATCCTTCACGCCCAATGTCGAGAAGATCCTGGCGCTGAAGCCCGACGTGGTCTTCGGCTACGGGAACTTCTTGAAGCCGGAGATTGTGGCGCAGCTCGAGCGTTCCGGGGTACCGGTAGTGCTTTTGGACTGCTACAAGCTTTCCACGATGGCGCAGGATATCCGTACCCTGGGGCTGATCCTGAATCGCCAGAAGGAAGCGGCGGCTTACGTCGCCTACTTCGAGAAGTACCAGAAGTTGTTCAAAGACCGGACGAAGAATATCCCGCTCGCTAAGCGGCCGCGGGTTTACCTCGAGGGTTACACCGACTATTCGGGCAACGGTCCGGGTTCGGGTGCCGCCGAGATGCTGGACGCCGTCGGGGCGCGGAATATCGCGGCGGGGTTGCGCCTGCCTTACCCGAAGGTGAGTCCCGAGTGGGTGGTGGCGCAGAACCCGCAGGTGGTCATCAAGGCCTGCAGCAGTTCCATCACCTGCGGCTACGACGAAAAGCCGGACGCGATGGAAAAGAAGCGGGCGGAAATAATGCGCCGCCCGGGGTGGAACAAAATCACCGCGGTGAAGCAAGGAAAAGTTTATCTCCTTTCGAGCGAGATCTACACCGGCCCGCGGGGGATTGTGGGCCTGGCCTATTTCGCCAAGTGGCTTTACCCGGACCTGTTCAAGGATGTGAATCCTGAGGCCATCCATAAAGAGATGCTGCAGAAGTTTCACGGGCTTGAGCTTAAGGGGGCTTACGTTTACCCGGGGAAATAACCGTCGAAAACTTTAGACCTTAAAAACCTTTGAATGCTGGAGCTTGATTTACGGAGGTGCGTTTTTGCATGGCGGTGAAACGTTTTTGTTTAGTTTTACTACTCTTTACGGTGATTTCGGTCTTGGTTTTAACTCCGGCTGGTGCGGCCTTAGCTGCCACCACCAACTCGGCGCTATGGTGCCCGAACGTGGCGCCGGAAACGACGGCACGGTTAGGCGGCCTCTACATTAGCGAAAGTAATGCCATGTCGATTAAAGCAGGTGACTGGGTGAGTATCGGCCTTCCTTCTTTTGCGGAGCTCCAAAAAATGACCTTTAACTTCGTAAACAGCAGTTCCTACTTCCCTCAAAAAGCGAGTGCGGTCGTCAGCGTAACGTTTGCTGAAAACACTTACAGTGTAGGCTCGGCTGTTTACTCTTATGGAGAGGAGGCCTTTTTGATTAGGGGTACGGACGGAAGCGAGGTGCATCTCCAAGCATTGGGGAAACAGAATGTCACCCTGATCGTGTTCGCTGCGCCCACCGATCTTCCGACGACAAGGACCTTCAGGACCTATATCTACTTTGACGAAGTGGTTGTTAAACCGGTAACCCCAGAGGACCTTGAGTCTTCCGATATTAAGGCGACACTCGACGCGCCCTCCACCGCCGGTTTTACCTCCGGCACGGTGACCGTCGGCAAGCTCCTCACCGCCGGTGGGAGTAACATCACCGCGGCCGCCCCCACCGAGATCACGGATGTTGGCGGGCAGACCGCCGACATCACCCTGAAGGAGGATTTCGCCGGGGCGCTGAAGGTGAACGCCGCGGACTTCCCCGGCGACAACACGGTGAAGCTGGTCTTGAGCCCGGGCTTCACCTGGGATACGGTGACCCTCATCCCGCAGGGCGGCTTTGGCGCGGGGAGTGTGGATTATGCGGTTTACCCCGAAAGAAACGGCTGCAGCGCCCTCTACCTCAAAATCAATACGGCGAGCAGCGGCAGCCCGGGACAGTTGCTCATTAGAGCCTTGGTTAAGGCGAACAAGCCCTTTGCCACCGCGCGCGACGTGAAGGTGACCTACGGCGGCACCAACCCGGGTGTCGGCGGGGAGAAGGTCGCGGAGGTGACGGTGGCGAAGTACTGGGTTCCGGGGCTGGCGTTGGCGGCGAAGAGCACGCTCGACGTAGCGGCCGGGCGGCTGAACCAGCAGATCGGGAACTTTACGGTTGCGGAGGGAATGACCGGTGATCTTGCGGCGGGACGGCTCCTCTCGCTAACGTTGCCCGAGGGGGCGAAGTGGAACCGCCGGCCTGGCGTCACGCGCGAGGCGGGCAACGGGCAGCTTCAGTATGAAGGCACGCGCGACGAGGGCCGGACGGTCGTCTATTCCGTTTACCAGGCCGGCACCAGCCGCACCGTCTTCTGTTTTAAAAACGCGACCGTGGACTTAGCGGTTTACGTTCCGGAGGAGCTCGCGGTGACGGTGAAGGGGCCGGGTTTAAACCAGAGCGTGACGGCGGCCAACGTCCAGGCGCCGGTTAAGTTAGCCCCGACGGGCGGCACGGTAAGGATCGGGCTGGCGGCGCAGCCGGTGGGGGCCTTGACCATCCAGGAAAATATGGTGGGGGCGCTCAGGGCGCGCGACGCCGCCCCGCACTCAACCCGGTTGAGTGCGGGGGCGGTTTTGCAACTCACGTTGCCCTCCGGGGTGCGTTTTGGCCAGAAGCCCACGGTCACCGTAACGGCGGGTGACCTTGAACTCGATGCCGCCGGGATTAAATTAGAGGATAACGACCGGACGCTCGTAATTCCCGTAAAGCTCTCAAGTGCCACCCCGGTGGAGAAGCCGGTAGAAGAAACCACCGCTGCCACCGGTGATGCCGCGGGGACGGAGACTGCTGAGGAAACCACTGCCGAGGCGGCTTACGAGCAGACGGGCAGCACGGTGGTGGTGGACAACATCCTCCTCACCTCGGACCGGACGGTGCCGGTGGGGCCGGTTACCCTTGAGGTTAGCGGCAGCGCCTTGAGCGAGACTGAAGCTCTCTTTTCTTCGTCGCTCAATAAGTTAGCTTGCGTCCTGGCCGAGTGCCTGACGCCGGCGCCGGTAGCCATCCGCACGGAGGCGGTCTTTACCATCGGCAGTACCAAGTACCGGATCGGCAGCGAGGAGAAGGAGATGGAGGTGGCGCCTTACATTAAGAACGGGCGGACTTATGCGCCGGTGCGCTACCTGGCCTACGCGGCGGGCATCGGCGGCGACCAAATGCTGTGGGACGGCGTGAATAAGACGGTGACTATTTTTGCCGGTAATCGGGTGATCCAGTTCCGGATCGGGGAGAAGGGTTACCTCTTGAACGGCGTCTTTCTTTCGGCCGATGCGGCGCCGGAGATCGTAAGCGGCCGGACGATGCTCCCCTACCGCTTCGTGGCCCAGGCGCTGGCCCTGAGGGCCGAGTGGGACGGTGAGAAGCGGCAAGTGATCATCCGGTAAAAGGTTCGAGGTTTAAGCTCAGACTGACCTTGAACCTTGAACCTGTTAACGTCGAACGCAGAACGCCGAACGTCTTCAGGGAGGATGAAAAAAATGCGGTTGCAGGTAAAGGGCGTTTCCTTCGCGTATGGCAGCGTACCGGTTTTGGAGGATGTCACCTTCAAGGTGCCGGCGGGAGAGGTGCTCGGGATTGTTGGTCCCAACGGCTCCGGGAAGTCGACGCTGCTCCGGTGCCTGGCACGGGTGCTCCGGCCCCGGACAGGGACGGTCTTCTTCGACGGGAAAAACCTAGCGGCGCTGCGCGGCTACGAAATCGGGCGGTGTTTGGGGTACGTCCCGCCGCCGGGCGGGCAGGCGGGTTTTCCTACGTCGGTGGTGGAAACGGTCCTGCAGGGGCGGCGGCCTCACCTTACCTGGGGGGTGAGCGCGCGGGACTTGGAAGTGGTGAGCGCGTCCCTCGGCTACTTGGGGCTGACGCCGCTATCGGAGAGGCTGCTCGGGGAGCTTTCGAGCGGCCAGCAGCAGAAGGTCTTTTTGGCGCGGGCGCTGGCCCAGGAACCGGAGGTTTTGCTCCTTGACGAACCGACGGCGACGCTCGACATCCGCTACCAGCTTGAAGTGATGGCGCTGATCCGGCGCTTAGCTACGGAGAAGGGGTGCACGGTGGTGGCGGTGCTGCACGATTTGAACCTAGCCGGACGCTTCGCGGACCGTTTACTGCTGCTTCACGCGGGGCGGATCTTCGCTGCGGGAAAAGCGCCGGTGGTGCTTACGCCGGCGAACCTGCGGGCGGTTTACGGCGTGGAGGCGGTGGTTGCCGAGGGGCCGTGGGGGATTCAGGTGACACCGGTGGCGCCGGTCGGCGGAGCTGCGAGCGGGGCGCCGGTCGCGGCAGCGGGCGGCCGGGTGTGAAGGGAGGATAACGCTTGCGGCTGCAACCTGAGGCGCGGAGGATAACTATGCCGGTCACGTCCCCGGATGCCGACGTTGAGGTGGCGCCGGCGGAGGCGGCCCTGGCGGTGCGGGGGGTGGTGAAGCGCTACGGTCTGGTGACGGCGGTGGCCGGGGTGACCTTTTCCGTCCGCAAGGGAGAGATCTTCGGGCTTTTGGGTCCGAACGGGGCGGGGAAAACCACCCTCATCCGGATGCTAACCACGCTGGCCCGCCCGACGGCAGGCGAGCTTTTTGTGGGCGGGGAGGACGTGGCGCGGAACCCGGTGGCGGTGAAGCGGCTGATCGGGGTGGTGCCGCAGGTGAACAACCTGGAGCGGGAGCTGACGGCGCGGGAGAACCTGGTGCTGCACGCGCTGCTGCACCGGCTGCCGAAACGGGTGCGGGAGGAGCGGATCGCGGAACTGCTCGCCTACGTAGGCCTCGACCACCGCGCGGATGAACGGGTGCAGAATTACTCCGGCGGGATGGCGCGGCGGCTCCTGATCGCGCGGGCGCTTCTGCACGAGCCCCCCATTCTTTTTCTCGATGAGCCGACGATTGGTCTTGACCCCCAGACGCGGCGGCGAATCTGGGACCTGGTCCAGCTTTTGAACCGCGAAGGGATGACGGTTTTGCTCACCACCCACTACATCGAGGAGGCGGAAAGCCTCTGTCAACGGGTGGGGATCATCGACCGGGGAAAGCTCATTACCCTGGGGACGCCGCGGGAGCTGCGGGAGAGGCTGGGAGCTTGCTGCGTGGAGTTTTTTACCCCTCAGGGGACGAAGCGCACCTTCTTCAATACGCGTCAGGAAGCGAAGGGTTACGCCGCCACGCTTGCGGGGGACATAACGGTGCGGCGCACAAACCTCGAGGACGTTTTTGTGGAACTCACCGGACGAGAGATTTTTGAAGGATGAAGGCGAAAGGCGGAGGAATGAAGGTGATGGCGGAAGCGGCGGTGGGAAAGAGGTTCTGGCACGAGAGGGTTTATCCCGCTTGGCTGCCGCTGGTCTTGGCGATGGGGCTGGTCTGGCGGCGGCGCTGGTGGCGGTTTGTGGTCGGGGGGCTCAACCGGCCGCTCATCTTCCTCGCCCTCTTCGCCTGGAGTTTCAAAGGGACGGCGGCGGCGAGCCATCTGCACTTCCTGGTTCCGGGGCTGGCGGCGTTAGCGGCGGTCAGCGGCAGCTACGGCGATTTAGTCAACTGGTTCACCCTGCGCCGGAAATATTTTCAGGTCCTGGACGAATGTCTTTTGGCGCCGGTTTCCACGCGCTCTCTCCTTGTAGGGCACTTGATCGGGGGCGGCGCGAAGGGGCTGGTGGTGGCCGCGCTGGTCTATCTGTCAGGCTGGGCGGTGGCCGGGGGACTGTGTTTCAACCCGCTTTTCCTGCTGCAATTAGCGGTGATCGCCTTCACCTTCGCGGCCCTGGCGGTGGCGGTGGCGATGGTGGCGAACGGGGATAAGGATGTTTTGATCTTCACCAACTTGGTGGTTTTACCGATGACCTTCTTCTGCGGAACCTTCTTCCCGGTGGAAGGGCTGCCGGGGGTGCTGTCAAAGTTAGCGTGGTTTTTGCCGCTCACGGCGGGCACTTACCACCTGCGGGCGTTGGCGCTGGGCGAGCCTGTGCATTGGGGCTGGTTAGCCCAAAGCATTGGTTGGTTTTGCGCGCTTTACACCTTGGCTTACCTTCTGCTGTGCTGGAGGCGGCAGGACTGATGCGGGCGCTGTTTTGGGGCTGGTTCCCGATCCTGTGGGAGGAGATGGTCGTCTGGCGGCGCCGCTTCTGGCTCTACATAGCAACCTACGTCCTTTCGCCGCTCATCTTTCTCCTTTCTTTCGGCTTTGGCGTAGGCGGGCGGCTGCGGGGGCTTCTCCCGGGCGGGATGAGCTACGCCGAGTTCCTGGTGCCGGGGGTGGTGGCGCTGGCGGTTTTCAACAACGGGATCACCGCGGTCACCGTGCGGCTCTTTTACAACCGGCTGCACTTCAAAAGTTTTGAGGCCTACCGCCTGGCGCCCGTGAATGATTTCGCCGTCTGGTTCGGCTACGCGCTCACCGGGGCGCTGCGGGGGCTGCTGGCCGGCGGGATGGTGCTCGGCTCGGCGCTTTTCTTGGTGCCCGGCTTGCGGGTGGCGCCGGCGGGCTGGCCCTGTTTGGTGGCGCTCGCCTTTTTTGCCGGTACCTGTGGGGTTTTTTTAGGGCTGTGCCTGCGCTCCTTTGACGACCAGACGGTGATCAGTGAGTTTTTCGTGGTGCCGCTGACCTTTCTCTGCGGGACGCTGGTGCCTTTGGAGCGGCTGCCGGCGGCGCTGCAACACCTCGTGTGGCTCCTGCCGCTCACCCCGGCGACGGCGGTTGTCCGGGCGGGCTTTACGGGGCAGCCGGTTGCCTGGGTGGAAGTGATGGCGCTTGGCGGGTGGACGCTGCTTTTTGCGGCGCTGGGGCTGTGGCGGCTGAAGCGGAACGAGGAATAGCGTTCGACGTTAGGCTTAGGTTGATTGACCTTTGGGGTCCGTACTATGTTCGAGGTTCCACGTTGAACGGACTATAAATTACTACCCTGAAAATAGGTCCGACGTCCGAGGTCCGACGTCAGAAACAGGGAATGCGGGGACAAAGTGCAAATCCCGGATCTAATGACCCTATCGAGTCGAAGCTATTTTCATTCTCTGATGGTGCCGCTGGCGGCATGGGCAACTACTGTCTAAGCCTGCACGTCGAACGTCGCACGGACCTAAAAGTTCTTCCGTCTAAGATTCAACGTTCAACTTACGGAGGTAGAAATGTCCGAATACAGGCGTTGCGTTTATCCTTTCACGGCTATCATCGGCCAGGAGGAGCTGAAGCTGGCCCTTATTTTGAACGCCATCAACCCGCTCGTTGGCGGGGTGCTGGTGCGCGGGGAAAAAGGGACCGCCAAATCGACGGCGGTCCGGGCCTTTGCGGCGCTTTTGCCGCCGCTCACAGTGGTGGCGGGTTGCCCCTGCAACTGCGACCCCCGCGATACAGGGCATCTCTGCCCCTTCTGCCGGGAGCGGCTGCTGCAGGGCGAAAAATTGGTGGCGGCGGCGCGGCCGGTGCCGGTGGTTGACCTGCCGGTGTCCGCAACCGAGGACCGCGTGGTTGGCAGCCTCGATTTCGAGCACGCGCTGCGCTACGGACGGCGGCGCTTCGAACCGGGGATCTTAGCGCGGGCGAACCGCGGGATCATCTACGTGGACGAGGTGAACCTGTTAGACGACCACCTGGTGGACCTGCTCCTTGACGCGGCGGCCTCAGGGGTGAACGTGGTGGAGCGGGAGGGGGTTTCCTTCGTTCACCCGGCCCGCTTCATTTTGGTGGGGACGATGAACCCGGAGGAGGGGGAACTGCGCCCGCAGTTGCTCGACCGCTTCGGGTTGTGCGTGCCGGTGGAGGCGGTGCGCGACCCGGCGGCGCGGGCGGCGATCGCCCGGCGGCGGGAAGCCTTTGAGAGCGACCCGGAAGGCTTCATCCGGGCGTTTGCGCCCCAGGAGGAAGAACTGCGGCAGCGGTTAGTGGCTGCGCGGGTGCGTTCGGCGGCGGTGGCGGTTGCCGAGGAGGCGGTAAGGCGGGCGACGGAGTTAGCGGCCGGGGCCTTTTGCGCCGGCCAGCGGGCGGAAATTATACTGGTGCAGGCAGCGCGGGCGATAGCGGCCTGGGAGGGGCGGGATGCGGCGACGCCGGCGGACGTGGAGCGGGTGGCGGAATTAGTGCTTTACCACCGGCGGCGGGAGGCCCCGCCACCGCCACCGGCGCAGCCGGAAGAAGAAGAACCGCGGGAGCAACCGCCGGCGCCGGAGCAACTGGAAGAAGAGGAACCACCGGAGGACCGGCAGGAGCAAGAACAGANNNNNNNNNNGCGAAGCCCCCGCCCCGCCGCCGGAGAAAGGAGAAAGCCGGGAAGAGCGGGGCGAGGAAAAGGATGAAAAGGATGAGCCGGCTTCGCCCCCGCCGGCCGCGGCGCAGGAAACCGTGTTCGCCGTAGGTGAACCTTTCCCGGTGAAAAGGCTCGACCACGGGCGCGACCGGTTGCTCCGCAAGGGCTCCGGCCGGCGCTCCCGCACCCGGACGGCGACCAGGGCGGGGCGCTACGTCCGGGCGACGCAGCAGCGCGGCCGTATTGACCTGGCCTTCGACGCGACGCTGCGGGCGGCGGCGCCCCACCAGCAGCGCCGGGCGAAGAACGGCCTGGCGATCGCTGTAGAAACCGGCGATATCCGCGAAAAGGTGCGGGAAAAGCGGATCGGGAACCTGCTGCTCTTTGTGGTGGACGCCAGCGGCTCGATGGGCGCCGAGCAGCGGATGACAGCGGCGAAGGGGGCGGTCTTGTCCCTGCTGCTCGATGCCTACCAGAAGCGGGACCGGGTGGGGATGATCGCCTTTAAGGGGGAAGATGCCGCGGTTTTACTCCCGCCGACGAACAGCGTGGAGCTGGCGCACCAGCGCCTGGCCGAGCTTCCCACCGGCGGGCGGACGCCGCTGGCCGCGGGGCTTTACAAGGCCTACGAGACGGCGCGCGCCCACCTTTTTAAGGACCCGAACCTCTCCCCGCTCCTCATCGTCATCTCCGACGGCCGGGGCAACGTGGGGCTGGCCGATGGGAAACCACTTGAAGAGGCGTGGCGGGTGGCGGCGCTCATCCGCGACGAAGAGCGGATCAAGAGCCTGGTGGTGGACGTGGAGCGGGAGGGGTTTTTGCGCTTCGGCCTGGCGCGGCGGTTAGCCGAGGCGCTCGATGCGGTCTATTACCGGATCGAGGACCTGAAGGCGGATGTGCTGGTGGAAGCGGTGCGGGCGATAACGGAGGTTAGAGGTTAGAGGTTGGAAGTTGGAAGTTAGGGCTTGGAAGTTTGGGTCTTGGAGAAATCGGCGGTGCCGACTGCGTTAGATGGTGACGGGTTAGCTATGTGATAACGGAAATTCGCGAGGAGGCAACTTATGCAAAAGCAGATTTACCCCTTCACCGCTCTGGTGGGGCAGGAAGAGATGAAGAAGGCGCTGATCTTGAACGCGGTTAACCCGCGGCTCGGCGGGGTGCTGATCCGGGGGGAGAAGGGGACGGCTAAATCAACGGCGGTGCGGGGCCTGGCCGAGCTCCTGCCCGAAATCAGGGTGGTTGCCGGCTGTCCCTTCGGCTGTGACCCGGACGACGTCACGGTGATGTGTGCCGGTTGCCGTTGCCGGCGGGAGGCGGGGGAGGAGCTGCCGGTGGCGACCCGGAAGATGCGGGTGGTCGACCTGCCGGTTTCGGCCACCGAGGACCGCGTGGTGGGAACGCTCGACATCG is part of the Bacillota bacterium genome and encodes:
- a CDS encoding iron ABC transporter permease, producing MGLPAEVSGAATEMDVASIRTAYSRHTGRKLLLVGCLLAVTCAVATMATAVGAAGISVGDVWRVILNHLGVKAAPVGELARTVVWEIRLPRIVLATITGMSLAGAGAVMQGVLRNPLVSPYTMGLSSGAAFGAALAIVLGTGLIGGSYLDVSRWLIVINAFIFGGVTTLLAFSLARFKGMSPETLVLGGVAIGYLFQAGVSLLKYISNNDALKELVVWLMGGFWGADWRTVGLLTPVVLGCMGALLLYAWDLNVLGAGEDVAASLGIKVGRLRVVTLTLATLAASATVAFTGIIGFICLVGPHICRMLVGSDNRFLIPASCLVGAVLLLLADTLARTIIAPTELPVGIVTALMGSPFFIYLLIKKKRQWWG
- a CDS encoding ATP-binding protein yields the protein MSEYRRCVYPFTAIIGQEELKLALILNAINPLVGGVLVRGEKGTAKSTAVRAFAALLPPLTVVAGCPCNCDPRDTGHLCPFCRERLLQGEKLVAAARPVPVVDLPVSATEDRVVGSLDFEHALRYGRRRFEPGILARANRGIIYVDEVNLLDDHLVDLLLDAAASGVNVVEREGVSFVHPARFILVGTMNPEEGELRPQLLDRFGLCVPVEAVRDPAARAAIARRREAFESDPEGFIRAFAPQEEELRQRLVAARVRSAAVAVAEEAVRRATELAAGAFCAGQRAEIILVQAARAIAAWEGRDAATPADVERVAELVLYHRRREAPPPPPAQPEEEEPREQPPAPEQLEEEEPPEDRQEQEQ
- a CDS encoding VWA domain-containing protein, giving the protein EAPAPPPEKGESREERGEEKDEKDEPASPPPAAAQETVFAVGEPFPVKRLDHGRDRLLRKGSGRRSRTRTATRAGRYVRATQQRGRIDLAFDATLRAAAPHQQRRAKNGLAIAVETGDIREKVREKRIGNLLLFVVDASGSMGAEQRMTAAKGAVLSLLLDAYQKRDRVGMIAFKGEDAAVLLPPTNSVELAHQRLAELPTGGRTPLAAGLYKAYETARAHLFKDPNLSPLLIVISDGRGNVGLADGKPLEEAWRVAALIRDEERIKSLVVDVEREGFLRFGLARRLAEALDAVYYRIEDLKADVLVEAVRAITEVRG
- a CDS encoding stalk domain-containing protein, with protein sequence MLKSKKVTLFSLFVMVFLFALSSGKDIFPAQASDITVTVDNGKLSCDTPPVIEGCRTLVPLRAIFEALGAQVDWDGKTRTVTGKKGTTMIKLVIGQKTAYVNGNPVTLDVPGKIAGGRTLVPLRFVGESLGAGVEWDGAKRMVVIRTGTGTATVVQKRITIKDSQGRTRRVPSPPQRIVEVNGDVAELICAFGGADKIVGASSYTLEDKMIGSKVKKAQDVGKSFTPNVEKILALKPDVVFGYGNFLKPEIVAQLERSGVPVVLLDCYKLSTMAQDIRTLGLILNRQKEAAAYVAYFEKYQKLFKDRTKNIPLAKRPRVYLEGYTDYSGNGPGSGAAEMLDAVGARNIAAGLRLPYPKVSPEWVVAQNPQVVIKACSSSITCGYDEKPDAMEKKRAEIMRRPGWNKITAVKQGKVYLLSSEIYTGPRGIVGLAYFAKWLYPDLFKDVNPEAIHKEMLQKFHGLELKGAYVYPGK
- a CDS encoding ABC transporter permease; protein product: MKAKGGGMKVMAEAAVGKRFWHERVYPAWLPLVLAMGLVWRRRWWRFVVGGLNRPLIFLALFAWSFKGTAAASHLHFLVPGLAALAAVSGSYGDLVNWFTLRRKYFQVLDECLLAPVSTRSLLVGHLIGGGAKGLVVAALVYLSGWAVAGGLCFNPLFLLQLAVIAFTFAALAVAVAMVANGDKDVLIFTNLVVLPMTFFCGTFFPVEGLPGVLSKLAWFLPLTAGTYHLRALALGEPVHWGWLAQSIGWFCALYTLAYLLLCWRRQD
- a CDS encoding ABC transporter permease, translated to MRALFWGWFPILWEEMVVWRRRFWLYIATYVLSPLIFLLSFGFGVGGRLRGLLPGGMSYAEFLVPGVVALAVFNNGITAVTVRLFYNRLHFKSFEAYRLAPVNDFAVWFGYALTGALRGLLAGGMVLGSALFLVPGLRVAPAGWPCLVALAFFAGTCGVFLGLCLRSFDDQTVISEFFVVPLTFLCGTLVPLERLPAALQHLVWLLPLTPATAVVRAGFTGQPVAWVEVMALGGWTLLFAALGLWRLKRNEE
- a CDS encoding copper amine oxidase N-terminal domain-containing protein, with the translated sequence MAVKRFCLVLLLFTVISVLVLTPAGAALAATTNSALWCPNVAPETTARLGGLYISESNAMSIKAGDWVSIGLPSFAELQKMTFNFVNSSSYFPQKASAVVSVTFAENTYSVGSAVYSYGEEAFLIRGTDGSEVHLQALGKQNVTLIVFAAPTDLPTTRTFRTYIYFDEVVVKPVTPEDLESSDIKATLDAPSTAGFTSGTVTVGKLLTAGGSNITAAAPTEITDVGGQTADITLKEDFAGALKVNAADFPGDNTVKLVLSPGFTWDTVTLIPQGGFGAGSVDYAVYPERNGCSALYLKINTASSGSPGQLLIRALVKANKPFATARDVKVTYGGTNPGVGGEKVAEVTVAKYWVPGLALAAKSTLDVAAGRLNQQIGNFTVAEGMTGDLAAGRLLSLTLPEGAKWNRRPGVTREAGNGQLQYEGTRDEGRTVVYSVYQAGTSRTVFCFKNATVDLAVYVPEELAVTVKGPGLNQSVTAANVQAPVKLAPTGGTVRIGLAAQPVGALTIQENMVGALRARDAAPHSTRLSAGAVLQLTLPSGVRFGQKPTVTVTAGDLELDAAGIKLEDNDRTLVIPVKLSSATPVEKPVEETTAATGDAAGTETAEETTAEAAYEQTGSTVVVDNILLTSDRTVPVGPVTLEVSGSALSETEALFSSSLNKLACVLAECLTPAPVAIRTEAVFTIGSTKYRIGSEEKEMEVAPYIKNGRTYAPVRYLAYAAGIGGDQMLWDGVNKTVTIFAGNRVIQFRIGEKGYLLNGVFLSADAAPEIVSGRTMLPYRFVAQALALRAEWDGEKRQVIIR
- a CDS encoding ABC transporter ATP-binding protein; this encodes MRLQVKGVSFAYGSVPVLEDVTFKVPAGEVLGIVGPNGSGKSTLLRCLARVLRPRTGTVFFDGKNLAALRGYEIGRCLGYVPPPGGQAGFPTSVVETVLQGRRPHLTWGVSARDLEVVSASLGYLGLTPLSERLLGELSSGQQQKVFLARALAQEPEVLLLDEPTATLDIRYQLEVMALIRRLATEKGCTVVAVLHDLNLAGRFADRLLLLHAGRIFAAGKAPVVLTPANLRAVYGVEAVVAEGPWGIQVTPVAPVGGAASGAPVAAAGGRV
- a CDS encoding ABC transporter ATP-binding protein gives rise to the protein MPVTSPDADVEVAPAEAALAVRGVVKRYGLVTAVAGVTFSVRKGEIFGLLGPNGAGKTTLIRMLTTLARPTAGELFVGGEDVARNPVAVKRLIGVVPQVNNLERELTARENLVLHALLHRLPKRVREERIAELLAYVGLDHRADERVQNYSGGMARRLLIARALLHEPPILFLDEPTIGLDPQTRRRIWDLVQLLNREGMTVLLTTHYIEEAESLCQRVGIIDRGKLITLGTPRELRERLGACCVEFFTPQGTKRTFFNTRQEAKGYAATLAGDITVRRTNLEDVFVELTGREIFEG